The Rhineura floridana isolate rRhiFlo1 chromosome 8, rRhiFlo1.hap2, whole genome shotgun sequence genome includes a region encoding these proteins:
- the LOC133363356 gene encoding secreted frizzled-related protein 2-like, with product MRLAAFILAFALRPAGGVDIGLSTKCVAIPEEMALCRDIGYSEMRLPNLMGHTGLAEVVQKSAAWHRLVSTACHPLASLFLCSLFAPVCLDTFVQPCRSMCVAVRDSCAPVSECQGHPWPSSLDCDRFPADEDTCLASLGKEYKRGLRASPKPICQTCPAIDELLTRKKVLDIFCIDNFAAKVKLSRKRSAFHVQEYNIDCQVEFINQGLLLPYDACSAIKQWFLINENCTRQMIHAHCPMVYLIVGTAEEGNVLVNQVYHWQKWDYRLTLATWKWRHRKCV from the exons ATGCGCCTTGCGGCATTTATCCTCGCCTTTGCTCTGAGGCCGGCTGGGGGTGTTGATATCGGATTATCCACCAAGTGCGTAGCCATCCCTGAGGAAATGGCCTTGTGTCGCGACATCGGCTACTCGGAAATGAGGCTGCCCAACCTCATGGGGCACACCGGCCTGGCGGAGGTCGTCCAGAAATCTGCCGCCTGGCACCGCCTCGTGAGCACCGCCTGCCACCCCCTCGCGAGCCTTTTCTTGTGCTCGCTCTTTGCGCCCGTCTGCTTGGACAC CTTCGTCCAGCCTTGCAGAAGTATGTGTGTCGCTGTTCGGGATAGCTGTGCTCCTGTCTCGGAATGCCAAGGACACCCCTGGCCCAGCAGTTTGGACTGTGATCGATTCCCTGCAGATGAGGACACGTGCCTGGCATCCCTCGGCAAAGAGTATAAACGTGGTCTCAGAG CCTCTCCAAAGCCTATCTGCCAGACTTGTCCAGCCATTGATGAGCTCCTGACACGCAAGAAAGTGCTAGACATTTTTTGTATTGACAATTTTG CTGCAAAGGTGAAGCTGTCCAGGAAACGATCTGCCTTCCATGTTCAAGAGTATAACATTGACTGCCAGGTGGAATTCATTAACCAGGGGTTGCTCTTGCCTTATGATGCTTGCAGTGCGATCAAGCAATGGTTTCTGATCAATGAAAACTGCACTCGGCAAATGATCCACGCTCACTGTCCCATGGTGTATCTCATTGTGGGGACAGCTGAGGAAGGTAATGTCTTAGTCAACCAAGTGTATCACTGGCAGAAGTGGGATTACAGGCTGACCCTAGCAACATGGAAGTGGAGACATCGTAAATGTGTATAA